One Candidatus Angelobacter sp. genomic window carries:
- a CDS encoding NIL domain-containing protein: MPSSQKKFKSAATINSQSQAVRLWLMYPPKLIKTPMIWQLGHKFKVATNVRQASVTDEIGVVCLELDGKRAEIKAAIRWLVKQGVSVEPVEINVIES; encoded by the coding sequence ATGCCGAGCAGCCAAAAAAAATTCAAATCTGCTGCAACCATTAACAGCCAGTCGCAGGCGGTCCGGCTATGGTTGATGTACCCGCCAAAGCTGATCAAGACGCCGATGATCTGGCAGTTGGGGCACAAATTCAAAGTCGCCACCAATGTCCGCCAGGCGAGCGTGACCGATGAAATCGGCGTGGTTTGTCTGGAACTCGATGGAAAGCGCGCGGAGATCAAGGCCGCCATTCGCTGGCTGGTAAAACAGGGAGTAAGCGTCGAGCCTGTAGAAATCAACGTCATCGAGAGCTGA